One Spinacia oleracea cultivar Varoflay chromosome 4, BTI_SOV_V1, whole genome shotgun sequence DNA segment encodes these proteins:
- the LOC130471448 gene encoding uncharacterized mitochondrial protein AtMg00860-like — translation MEKVTFLGHFMSKEGVVVDPAKIKVVSEWPTPKSVTDIHSFLGLDGYYRRFVQDFSRIAKPMNTLMKKEAKFEWNYMCEEAFQALKTRLTTASVLTLPDESGTYDVYIDASKNGLWCVLMQNGKVIAYASRQLKPYESNYPTHDLELAAVVFSLKI, via the coding sequence atggAGAAGGTtacatttttgggacattttatGTCTAAGGAAGGAGTTGTAGTGGACCCTGCAAAGATTAAAGtagttagtgaatggcctacacctaagagtgtcactgATATTCATAGCTTTCTTGGTTTGGATGGATATTATAGGcgttttgtgcaagacttttctaggatAGCCAAACCAATGaataccttgatgaagaaggaagctaagtttgagtggaattaTATGTGTGAAGAAGCATTCCAAgctttaaagacgcgattgacaaccgcgtcgGTGCTAACACTGCCAGACGAAAGTGGTACTTATGATGTGTACATTGATGCGTCTAAGAATGGTTTATGGTGTGttttgatgcagaacgggaaggtgattgcgtatgcgtcaagacAGTTGAAAccgtatgaatccaattaccctacccatgacttaGAATTAGCTGCCGTAGTGTTTTCATTGAAGATATAG